The proteins below are encoded in one region of Phaseolus vulgaris cultivar G19833 chromosome 1, P. vulgaris v2.0, whole genome shotgun sequence:
- the LOC137816036 gene encoding putative protein FAR1-RELATED SEQUENCE 10, producing MTYVVREEVNTNSIKKDVDISGTGSRKCDCPFRLRGKLVKGGQGWMVELICGSHNHDLAETVVGHLYAGRLSVEEKTMVEDMTKTSVKPINILLTMKERNEKNVTTIKQVYNVMSVHRRSQRDHRTKMQQFMLLMEQDMYVHCCRCEEVSNVVQDIFWTHPDSVKLVNSFNIVILIDSTYKTNKHKMSLLEVVGITSTGLAFFVAFCLLATEKENNFVWALTNLNGYFLELIHTLGWWYVIEILP from the coding sequence ATGACGTATGTTGTGAGAGAGGAGGTCAATACAAATAGTATAAAAAAAGATGTAGATATTAGTGGAACTGGAAGTAGGAAGTGTGATTGTCCTTTTAGATTGCGAGGCAAACTAGTCAAAGGTGGTCAAGGGTGGATGGTTGAATTAATTTGTGGTTCTCACAATCATGATTTGGCAGAGACAGTGGTGGGTCATTTGTATGCTGGAAGGTTAAGTGTTGAGGAAAAGACTATGGTTGAGGATATGACTAAGACTTCAGTGaaaccaataaatattttactaaccatgaaagagagaaatgagaagaatgTAACAACGATAAAACAAGTTTATAATGTAATGAGTGTTCACCGAAGATCACAACGAGATCATCGAACAAAAATGCAACAATTCATGTTGTTAATGGAGCAAGACATGTATGTGCATTGCTGTAGGTGTGAAGAGGTGTCAAATGTCGTGCAAGATATATTTTGGACACACCCAGATTCAGTAAAGCTAGTAAACTCGTTCAACATTGTCATATTGATTGATAGTACGTACAAAACGAACAAGCATAAGATGTCGTTACTTGAGGTTGTTGGGATTACATCAACTGGTTTGGCATTTTTCGTTGCATTTTGTTTACTAGCAactgaaaaggaaaataattttgtgtgggCCTTGACAAACTTAAATGGTTATTTTTTAGAGTTGATTCATACCCTAGGGTGGTGGTATGTGATAGAGATATTGCCTTAA